From the Maniola jurtina chromosome Z, ilManJurt1.1, whole genome shotgun sequence genome, one window contains:
- the LOC123880633 gene encoding cyclic nucleotide-gated cation channel subunit A-like → MSPVFAIHNNCQLRSSMGQQVVSDAEPGRSWIGRQFSRLMRTLRYRISGEGRTIPPDWFLDKFAAETFNDPEEPLYQAKRSKFFCGLRLAFDPTLPAHYHWLAVVSLAILYNMVFVIGRAVFWELDDLTLLWYVLDYLCDTIYLMDTIVHMHEGYLEQGLMVRDSEMLREHYLSTDSWRYDVISLLPTDIAYYWWTPGSCSDKRLPCPVIVRLNRLVRLPRMWEWFDRTETATSFPNAFRICKVVMAILVLIHWNACLYFVISYAIGFGVDNWVYNITGARNETLAHQYIYSFYWSTLTLTTIGETPQPENDAEYVFVVADFLAGVLIFATIVGNIGSMISNMNVARVEFQNKMDGVKQYMAFRKVSGELEARVIRWFAYTWAESGALDEETVLSSLPDKLKAEIAIRVHLDTLRKVEIFKDCEPGLLEALVLKLRLQVFSPGDYICRKGDVGKEMYIVKRGRLQVVADDGKTVLATLSAGSVFGEVSVLEIAGNRTGNRRTANVRALGYSDLFCLAKRDLWEALGDYPDAMATLTERGCQLLRKDGLLDENVFENAQTTQQSMEETVRKLESTVETLEKRLQGLLTDVGEEQAKMKQRINKIATRIIESDNEETDQEYDTSDDEPDLQSEIARSYDSYRIPLSPVQCSSRMSYIHHRERGHSLSVERTPGLLRANPEPRSKSLRVKRFHKEPTK, encoded by the exons ATGAGTCCAGTGTTCGCGATTCATAATAATTGCCAGCTCAGGAGCTCTATGGGACAG CAGGTTGTAAGTGATGCGGAACCCGGAAGGAGTTGGATTGGTCGTCAGTTTTCGAGGCTGATGCGCACCCTTCGCTACCGCATCAGCGGCGAGGGTCGGACGATACCCCCGGATTGGTTCCTGGACAAGTTCGCAGCTGAGACCTTCAACGATCCTGAGGAACCACTATACCAAGCGAAGAGATCCAAGTTCTTCTGTGGACTGAGACTTGCGTTTGATCCGACGCTGCCTGCGCATTATCAC TGGCTGGCTGTTGTCTCACTGGCCATCCTATACAACATGGTGTTCGTCATCGGTCGCGCGGTGTTCTGGGAGCTCGACGACCTGACGCTGCTGTGGTACGTGCTGGACTACCTCTGTGACACGATCTACCTGATGGACACGATCGTTCATATGCATGAAG GCTATTTGGAACAGGGCCTGATGGTGAGGGACTCTGAGATGCTAAGGGAGCACTACCTCAGTACTGACTCGTGGCGGTATGACGTCATATCACTGCTGCCAACCGACATCGCTTACTATTGGTGGACCCCAGGCTCTTGCAGTGAC AAACGTTTGCCTTGCCCCGTAATCGTCCGCCTCAATCGCCTGGTGCGCCTGCCGCGCATGTGGGAGTGGTTCGACCGCACCGAGACCGCCACTAGCTTCCCGAATGCGTTCCGAATTTGCAAG GTCGTCATGGCAATTTTAGTCCTGATCCACTGGAACGCTTGCCTCTATTTCGTGATCAGTTATGCGATTGGATTCGGAGTCGACAACTGGGTTTACAACATAACCGGAGCCCGTAACGAGACCTTGGCCCATCAGTACATCTACAGCTTCTACTGGTCCACGCTTACCCTGACAACCATAGGTGAAACTCCCCAACCTGAGAACGATGCTGAGTATGTATTCGTGGTCGCTGACTTTCTCGCAGGCGTACTGATCTTTGCAACCATCGTGGGTAACATCGGATCTATGATCTCAAATATGAACGTGGCAAGAGTCGAATTCCAAAACAAAATGGATGGAGTCAAACAGTATATGGCTTTTCGAAAAGTGAGCGGAGAGTTAGAGGCTCGTGTTATAAGATGGTTTGCGTATACCTGGGCTGAATCTGGTGCTTTGGATGAAGAAACTGTACTTTCCTCTTTACCGGATAAATTAAAAGCCGAGATCGCTATCCGAGTTCACCTCGATACATTGCGTAAAGTGGAGATTTTTAAGGATTGCGAGCCGGGATTGCTCGAAGCTTTGGTGTTGAAGTTGCGCCTTCAAGTGTTCAGCCCTGGAGATTACATTTGTCGTAAAGGAGACGTGGGGAAGGAGATGTACATTGTCAAACGCGGAAGACTTCAGGTTGTCGCGGATGATGGGAAAACGGTTCTTGCTACTTTGAGCGCTGGCTCCGTCTTTGGTGAAGTTAGCGTTTTGGAGATAGCTGGGAATCGAACCGGGAATAGACGGACAGCCAATGTCCGCGCTTTGGGCTACTCTGATCTATTCTGCTTGGCGAAGAGGGACCTGTGGGAGGCGCTCGGCGACTATCCGGACGCTATGGCCACTTTGACTGAACGCGGTTGCCAATTGCTTCGTAAG GATGGGCTTCTGGATGAAAATGTATTTGAAAACGCTCAAACGACTCAGCAAAGTATGGAGGAAACCGTTCGCAAACTTGAATCAACTGTGGAAACTCTGGAGAAACGTTTACAAGGATTGTTGACCGACGTGGGCGAGGAGCAAGCTAAAATGAAGCAAAGGATCAACAAGATTGCCACTAG GATAATCGAGTCCGACAACGAAGAGACGGACCAAGAGTACGATACAAGTGACGACGAGCCCGATCTGCAGAGCGAGATCGCCCGTTCCTACGATAGCTACCGAATACCCCTCAGCCCTGTGCAGTGTTCCTCGAGGATGTCGTACATACACCATCGGGAACGAGGACATTCCTTGAGTGTGGAGAGGACTCCGGGCCTCTTGCGCGCCAACCCTGAGCCACGAAGCAAGTCACTGCGCGTCAAAAGGTTTCATAAAGAACCTACAAAGTGA